From Micromonospora echinospora, one genomic window encodes:
- a CDS encoding response regulator — MIRVMLVDDQAVVRTGFRVILEQAGDIEVVAEASNGDAAVDLARWHRPDVICMDIRMPGGDGLSATRRIVGEATETPPAVLVVTTFDLDEYVFGALESGASGFILKDCEPEELIEAVRRLAGGYGLVDQAVTRRVITEFARRTAAPRTDAVAAHQLTAREAEIVRLLAQGLSNVEIATELFIETSTVKSHLGRAMAKIGVRDRLQTVVWAYQNGVVPR; from the coding sequence ATGATCAGGGTGATGCTCGTCGACGACCAGGCGGTGGTGCGGACCGGGTTCCGGGTCATCCTGGAACAGGCCGGGGACATCGAGGTGGTGGCCGAGGCGTCGAACGGCGACGCGGCGGTCGACCTGGCCCGCTGGCACCGGCCGGACGTGATCTGCATGGACATCCGGATGCCCGGCGGCGACGGGCTCAGCGCCACCCGCCGGATCGTCGGCGAGGCCACCGAGACGCCGCCCGCCGTGCTCGTGGTGACCACGTTCGACCTCGACGAGTACGTCTTCGGCGCGCTGGAGTCCGGCGCCAGCGGGTTCATCCTCAAGGACTGCGAACCCGAGGAGCTGATCGAGGCGGTACGCCGCCTGGCCGGCGGGTACGGGCTCGTCGACCAGGCGGTCACCCGCCGGGTGATCACCGAGTTCGCCCGCCGCACCGCCGCACCGCGTACCGACGCGGTGGCCGCGCACCAGCTCACCGCGCGGGAGGCCGAGATCGTCCGGCTGCTCGCCCAGGGTCTGTCGAACGTGGAGATCGCCACCGAGCTGTTCATCGAGACCAGCACCGTCAAGTCGCACCTCGGCCGGGCGATGGCCAAGATCGGTGTACGGGACCGGTTGCAGACGGTCGTCTGGGCATACCAGAACGGTGTCGTGCCGCGCTGA
- a CDS encoding sensor histidine kinase: MSTHPDPQAEATPRTPRLTRRLDERLTRLGVTGRFARDGLLAAAVTVATLLLLAMLFWIVAPAEGLAVDPARAWLVLVLCGVQAVLLCLRRIRPLLCLALVVALQLVVIGLFLPELSIRGLAPFVAAYTVGTLRPVRTALLIAGVATVAETAGAVATAVLVAPDILLATLGSLTASALTYLGAAFVGGYVATYRRYVELVRVRAEEAVRAQQAGVQAAIGAERSRMARELHDVAAHHLSGMVVQAAAVERLIDRDPAAARAGVAWIRAQGKQTLDNLRLVVGVLRGRTGTDAGDGTVPVPGLAVLDDLVRTAADLGGPVEFVREGQPREVPPIADVALYRVAQESLSNARQHAPGAPVRVALRYLDRRVTLQVRNDPPPRRPEPATRTTGGVGLVGMRERAQLIGAEFTAGPTADGGWAVTVHLPTAPEVARAATATAQGDPT, translated from the coding sequence ATGAGCACCCACCCCGATCCGCAGGCCGAGGCGACGCCCCGGACGCCCCGGCTGACCAGGCGGCTCGACGAGCGGCTCACCCGGCTCGGCGTGACCGGCCGGTTCGCCCGGGACGGCCTGCTCGCGGCGGCCGTCACCGTGGCCACCCTGCTGCTGCTGGCAATGCTGTTCTGGATCGTCGCACCGGCGGAGGGTCTCGCCGTCGACCCGGCGCGGGCCTGGCTGGTGCTGGTGCTCTGCGGTGTGCAGGCGGTGCTGCTCTGCCTGCGTCGGATCCGTCCGCTGCTCTGCCTCGCCCTGGTCGTCGCCCTGCAACTGGTGGTGATCGGCCTGTTCCTGCCGGAATTGTCGATCCGGGGCCTCGCGCCGTTCGTCGCCGCGTACACCGTCGGCACGCTGCGGCCGGTCCGGACGGCGCTGCTGATCGCGGGGGTCGCCACGGTGGCGGAGACGGCGGGCGCGGTCGCCACCGCTGTCCTCGTCGCCCCCGACATCCTCCTCGCCACGCTCGGCAGCCTCACCGCGAGTGCCCTGACCTACCTCGGCGCGGCCTTCGTCGGTGGCTACGTCGCCACCTACCGGCGCTACGTCGAGCTGGTCCGGGTACGCGCCGAGGAGGCGGTCCGGGCGCAGCAGGCCGGCGTGCAGGCGGCGATCGGCGCGGAACGGTCCCGGATGGCGCGGGAGCTGCACGACGTGGCGGCCCACCACCTCTCCGGCATGGTGGTGCAGGCGGCGGCGGTGGAGCGACTGATCGACCGCGACCCGGCGGCGGCCCGCGCCGGGGTGGCCTGGATCCGCGCCCAGGGCAAGCAGACCCTGGACAACCTGCGACTGGTGGTGGGGGTGCTGCGCGGACGGACCGGGACGGACGCGGGCGACGGCACGGTCCCGGTGCCCGGCCTGGCCGTCCTCGACGACCTCGTCCGCACCGCCGCTGACCTCGGCGGCCCGGTCGAGTTCGTCCGCGAGGGGCAACCGCGCGAGGTGCCGCCGATCGCCGACGTGGCGCTCTACCGGGTGGCGCAGGAGTCGCTCTCCAACGCCCGCCAGCACGCCCCCGGCGCCCCGGTCCGGGTGGCTCTGCGCTACCTCGACCGCCGGGTGACGCTCCAGGTACGCAACGACCCGCCGCCCCGGCGGCCCGAGCCGGCCACCCGCACCACCGGCGGCGTGGGCCTGGTGGGCATGCGGGAACGCGCACAGCTCATCGGTGCCGAGTTCACCGCCGGGCCGACCGCCGACGGAGGCTGGGCGGTCACGGTGCACCTGCCGACCGCACCGGAGGTCGCCCGCGCCGCGACGGCGACCGCGCAGGGAGACCCGACATGA